The following proteins are co-located in the Flectobacillus major DSM 103 genome:
- a CDS encoding TonB-dependent receptor: protein MKKLFILSYFLLLSSFVISQNRSLKGKVIDQATQQPLEGAIVSVNEQFHTITNALGEFKLKNLPEKNIEVKVSHVGFKTITQKNITTQSLSILLESAPVQLDEVTIQPQSAHYQQIINNIDIKLRPINNSQEILRMVPGLFIGQHAGGGKAEQIFLRGFDLDHGTDIRLSVDGMPVNMVSHAHGQGYADLHFVIPELVEKVNFKKGPYYADKGNFTTAGWVDFKTKDVLDKNIIKIEAGQFNTYRTLGAFNLINTQANKGKESAYIASEYNYSDSYFDSPQHFKRLNVVSKYNSQLNTNNRLTLTASTFWSKWNHSGQIPDRAVDSGLISFYGAIDDTEGGETSRTNFNAELVSKTPNGNMLKNQVFYSNYNFTLFSNFTFFKEDPINGDQIKQHENRNLMGYNGSYSFGQTDFGHTTVGINYRQDFINNLELSRTKNRTEITDSLKLGKVNEQNIGFYLDHNFQFSSYFSMNIGLRYDIFNNTYNNSLQDSSQYTLKANASILSPKLNLYYTPNSSWQVYLNTGKGFHSNDTRVVVATQGKEILPAAYGSDLGVIFKPLPKLFVNVAAWYLWLNQEFVYVGDEAVVEPSGKTRRMGIDVSLRYQINQWLYADADLNLTKPRAIDVDQLQAFLPLAPTTTTTGGLSFQTSKGWNGSLRYRYMADRPANEDNSIVAKGYFVTDLQLNYTKTKYNIGLSIQNLANTKWKETQFATESQLKNEASPVNEIHFTAGTPFFGKLALTYMF from the coding sequence ATGAAAAAATTATTTATTCTATCTTATTTTTTACTTCTTAGTAGTTTCGTCATAAGTCAAAACCGAAGCCTCAAAGGAAAAGTTATTGACCAAGCCACACAACAACCTCTTGAGGGTGCAATAGTGTCTGTCAATGAACAATTTCATACCATTACTAATGCTTTGGGCGAGTTTAAGTTGAAGAACCTTCCCGAAAAAAATATTGAAGTAAAGGTATCACACGTTGGTTTTAAGACTATTACGCAAAAAAATATTACAACCCAAAGCCTTAGTATTTTACTGGAATCGGCTCCAGTACAGCTCGACGAAGTAACCATACAGCCGCAATCGGCACATTATCAACAAATTATTAACAACATCGACATCAAGCTTCGGCCTATCAATAACTCTCAGGAAATTTTAAGAATGGTTCCTGGGTTATTTATCGGACAACATGCAGGTGGCGGAAAAGCCGAACAAATATTTCTGCGAGGTTTTGACCTCGACCACGGAACAGACATTCGTTTAAGTGTAGACGGTATGCCTGTCAACATGGTGTCGCACGCCCACGGGCAAGGTTATGCCGACTTACATTTTGTGATTCCTGAATTGGTAGAAAAAGTAAATTTCAAAAAAGGGCCATATTATGCCGACAAAGGTAACTTTACCACAGCAGGCTGGGTAGATTTTAAAACCAAGGATGTTTTAGACAAAAATATCATCAAAATAGAAGCAGGACAATTTAATACTTACCGTACACTAGGAGCATTTAATTTGATTAATACCCAAGCCAATAAAGGAAAAGAATCGGCCTATATTGCCTCTGAGTATAACTATTCTGATAGCTATTTTGATTCGCCACAGCATTTTAAAAGACTCAATGTAGTAAGCAAATACAACAGCCAGCTCAATACCAACAATCGCCTTACTTTAACGGCATCTACATTCTGGAGTAAGTGGAATCACTCTGGCCAAATTCCAGATAGAGCTGTAGATTCGGGGCTTATTTCTTTTTATGGGGCAATCGACGATACCGAAGGGGGCGAAACCAGCCGTACCAACTTCAATGCCGAATTGGTAAGCAAAACACCAAATGGAAATATGCTCAAAAATCAAGTGTTTTATTCAAACTACAACTTTACGTTATTTTCCAACTTTACATTTTTCAAAGAAGACCCTATTAATGGCGACCAAATCAAACAACATGAAAATCGTAATTTGATGGGTTATAATGGTAGTTATTCGTTTGGTCAAACAGATTTTGGACACACTACTGTGGGTATTAATTACCGCCAAGACTTTATCAATAACCTAGAGCTGTCACGTACCAAAAACCGTACAGAAATCACAGATTCACTCAAATTGGGGAAAGTCAATGAACAAAATATTGGCTTTTACCTTGACCATAACTTCCAGTTTTCTTCTTATTTCAGCATGAATATTGGCCTTAGGTACGATATTTTCAATAATACTTACAACAACTCCTTGCAAGACTCCAGCCAATATACTCTCAAAGCCAATGCCAGTATATTGAGCCCAAAGTTGAATTTGTATTATACCCCCAATAGCTCGTGGCAAGTATACTTAAATACAGGAAAAGGCTTTCACTCAAACGATACCCGTGTTGTTGTAGCTACACAAGGCAAAGAAATTTTACCTGCGGCCTATGGCTCTGACCTAGGTGTTATTTTCAAGCCATTGCCCAAACTATTCGTAAATGTTGCGGCGTGGTATTTGTGGCTCAATCAAGAGTTTGTATATGTTGGCGACGAAGCCGTAGTAGAACCCAGTGGCAAAACCCGAAGAATGGGTATCGATGTATCTTTGCGTTATCAAATCAATCAATGGCTTTATGCAGACGCCGACCTAAATTTGACCAAACCCAGAGCCATTGATGTCGACCAACTACAGGCTTTTTTGCCCTTGGCACCTACCACTACCACTACAGGAGGCTTGAGCTTTCAGACATCAAAAGGCTGGAATGGTTCGCTACGCTACCGATATATGGCCGACCGCCCTGCCAATGAAGATAATTCTATTGTGGCTAAAGGGTATTTTGTTACCGACCTACAGCTCAATTATACCAAAACAAAATATAACATAGGCTTATCTATTCAGAACTTAGCAAATACCAAATGGAAAGAAACCCAATTTGCAACTGAGAGTCAGCTAAAAAATGAAGCAAGTCCAGTAAATGAGATACATTTTACAGCTGGCACACCCTTCTTTGGTAAGCTTGCTTTAACATATATGTTTTAG